The Desulfovibrio psychrotolerans genomic interval GCGTTCCGGCAGGCGGCTGCCGCTGCTCGCCGGTGTTGCGTTGTATGCCCTGCCCATGGGGGGAGAACTGTTTGGTACGCTGCTGGCGCTGCTGCTTTTTGCGGCTTTGGTTCGCCCCTCCGCATGGGCAGAGCGGTTTCTGGCAGCACGCTACTGCGCCCCTCTGCTGGCGGCGGGTATTGTTCTCATCGGGGTGGACGGGGAACTTATCCATTCCGTTATCACCCGTGTTGAACTGTATTTGAAGCCGGAAGCGACAGGCGGGGATGCGGAAAGAGGCTTCAGTCTGGCTGTTTCCTTCCCCGCGGTGGTGCAGAGCGTTATCGAAGCACAGAACCTGCGATGGATGGAGATGTTCCAGTATTTCTACCCGCTGGCCATCGTCTCCATTCTGGGATGTGCCGGATACCTCGTGGCACTGTGGTTTGCGCCTTCGCTCGCCATGTTGCTGCCCCTGTTTGCGCTGGGCCTGCTCAGTCCTAAGCTGGGCGGACGTATGGCCATGTTTGCCGCCCCCGCAATGGCTGCGGGGCTGATGGTGCCATTGCACCTGCTGCTGCGGTATTTCTGGCAGTCAGGATACGGCCGGAGAGCGGTGCGGGTGGGGCTTGCCGCCGCGCTGACGGGTCTGCTGATTATTCCGGTGGTCAACCAGATGCCTCAGTTGCCCGTTGTGCCGTTCATATCCGTGCCGCACGTCCAGGTGCTTAAGGCTGCCAAGCCCAAGCTCACTCCCGGCGGCACGATATGGACCTGGTGGGATTGGGGATTTGCCTCGCAGTATTTTACCGGGCTGCGCACCTTTGCGGACGGCGCACGGCACAACTCAGACAGGCTGTACCCCTCTGCAGCGGTGTATGCGACGGATAATCCCCGGTTTGCCAACCAGCTTATTCGCTATACTATGGCCCATGGCGAGAGCATGTATCCTGCCATTGAAGGCCAGAGCCGGGAAGAGGTGCTGCAGCTCATGCAGGACCTGCGGGAAAAGGATATGGATATTCCCCTGCGGCGTCCGCAGTATCTGGTTGTCAGTGTGGACTCACTTAAGCTGGGGGCGTGGATTTCACGCTTTGGGACGTGGGATTTTGCCACCGCCAGCATGACGGGGTATAATCTTACCAAACTCGGACAGATTTCCCTGAACCTGCAGATGGGAGCTTTTGCGGAAACCAGCGGAAGTATCCGTACTCCCATGGCGGTGGACAGCGTGGACATTATCACTACCTCTGGCGTGCAGCACCGGGAGTTTTTCCGCTTCAACGGGGTGCATCTTGTCATCGACGACCTGACTGACACCCGTTACATCATGGATACCAACATGTATCGGAGCATGATGGTGCGGTTGCTTGTCGGCAATCCCGAAGCTGAGGATATTGCTCCCTATTTCCGTCTTGTGCATGGGAATGCCCACACCCGTGTGTACGAGGTGCTGTAGCTGGTAATTCCCGTAAAGCCAGTTGCAGGGGAAATGCCCGTAAGATTTTGGCGGATATTGCGTGCCCGGTTGGGTCACTCGTGGTGGTAGGGGCTGCCCCGCAGAATGGAATCGGCCCTGTACAGCTGCTCCAGCAGGAGCACGCGGGCCATCTCGTGGGTAAAGGTCATGGGGGAGAGGCTGATCTTGTGGCGGCATGCTTCCAGCACGGGGGCGGAAAGGCCGAATGCGCCGCCGATGATGAAGCATGGCGTGCGGTTGCCGTCCAGTAATGCGTCTTCCAGAAACCGGGCAAACTGCACTGATGTGCGGGTTTTGCCGTGTTCGTCCATGCATATGGGAATATCCGTGGGCAGCAGGGCGGCAAGTATGCGTTCGCCTTCTTCAGCGGAACGGGCTTCGGTGGACATGCGGGCGTTGCCGTCTTTGACTATGACCTCTAGAACCTTCATCGAATGGCTCAGGCGTTTGAGATAGTGCCCGGCAGCCTGTGCCCAGAAAGGTTCCCTGATTTTTCCCACTGCGATGATGCGTATCTGTTTCATTCTTGCCTTGCGCTGTGCTACGGTGTGGATGCTGCTCAAAGGTGAGCGGCGGGCGCGCAGATGTCAACCCGCAAGTGCCGGAACAGAGCGCAGTTTGAGAGGAGGTGCAGCCATGACGCATGATAAGATTCCAGTAACGCCTTGCCAGCCAGGCATACCCGGCCTTTCAGCCGTTTCCGCCGCACCCGGTTCTGCCTTGGATGTGGCTGCTGCCGCACGGCTGCTGCGCGAGGGGGCACTGGTCTGCTACCCCACGGAGACCTTTTTCGCGGTGGGATGCTCAGCCTTTGACGTGTTTGCCATCAATCAGATTTTTGCCGTCAAGAAACGGGCGGAAGCCATGCCCCTGCCGGTGATTATCGGGGATATGGAGCAACTCGCCATGCTTACCGATACCGGTTCGCGTACGGTGGAAGCCCTTGCAAAGGCCTTCTGGCCGGGGCCGCTTTCTGTGCTTGTAACCGCATCCGTGCGGGTGCCCGCCGTGCTCACGGGAGAATCCGGCCGGGTTGCCGTGCGGCTCACCCCGCATCCCGTGGCGCGGGAACTGTGCCGTGAGGTGTGCGGACCGCTTGTTTCCACAAGTGCCAACATAAGCGGGCGAGCTCCGGTTACGGCTGCGCAGTCGCTTGATCCCGAACTGGTGGCGGCAACAGGGGGCGTGCTGGACATGCCTCCGGCCCCGGCGGGCGGAAAGGCATCCACCCTTGTGGAAATTGCAGGGCAGAAGACGGTGCGCATCGTGCGCCATGGTGCTGTGGACGAAGAGGCCCTGCGCGCGGCAGGGTTTGCCGTGGTGATTTGACATACCCTTATCCGGTGAAAAGCCTTATATGATGCAGACGGTGCAGACTTTTCAGGCCTTGGCGCGTGCTAGCATGCGCGGGGTCTGATTTTTTGTACCTTCCCGTTGGTTATGGTGCAGCGTGCGGGAACGGTACCCTTGTCCGGCTTCCGAAAGAGCGCGCGGAGGGCAGGGGGACTGCAGGTTTGCTGCGTTTCCGGGGCATTGTCGCGCGCGTTTTGGTTCAAGAAGTTGAATCCGCAGGCATTGGGGCACAGGCGTTTCTTTCCGGCGGTTCAGTTTTTTACACGGGCGGTACGCGTCAAAGCGCGGCATTGCACGATGGGCTTTGTGGTAAAGTTTTTTTATTGCGAGTAGATAGGTGCGAGATGAAAAGGGCGGATGTGTGCGGTGGGAGGTTGGCACAATTTCTGCTTAAAGAGATATACCTTCTTTCTTTTGCAAAAAACGGCCGTACGGGGTGGCACCCGATACGGCCGTTTTTTTGTACACCTTGTCCGCATATTGCGGTATGCTGGCATCATACCGGAAAAAGAGGACCGCATGCAGCACTCCATTCCCTGCCCCGCCTGCGGGGCGGCAGTTCCCACATGGCGTAATCCCGTTCCCACCGTGGATATCCTGGTTCATGAACCGAGGCTGGGTGTTCTGCTCATTGAGCGGAAGAACCCGCCTTTGGGCTGGGCGCTGCCCGGAGGATTTGTGGACTACGGCGAGACGGTGGAGCACGCAGCCGTTCGTGAGGCGCGGGAGGAGACGGGACTGGATGTGCGGCTTACAGGATTGCTTGGCGTGTATTCCGACCCTGCCCGTGATGCCCGGTTGCACACCATAAGTTGTGTGTTTACGGCTGAGGCGGAGGACCTTTCGCGGTTGCGCGCGGGGGACGACGCAGGGCGGGCGAGGTTTTTCCCGCTCTCCGACCTGCCGGGGCTTTGTTTTGACCATGCCCGCATTCTCCGGGATTTTGAGCGGAGCCTGAACAGGCTGAAGCGGTAAGCGTGGAGACGGTAAGGGCGGTGGCTGGCGCAGTACGTCGGGCGGATTCCGGAAATAATTGTTGAGAGACTTTTTGCCCCGGTACTATAGAGCGGATTTAATTTCTTTTTGCTGTGTGTGCGGGGAGCTTCCGGTCATGTATGATATGGTGCGGTCTGCAGGCCATGTATCATGGTTGTGACCGGATGATGTTTCCGCAGACTGAGCGGACAGGTGGGAAGGTTGGGCGAGAAATTTGGGCGAGAGCTTTGGGTGGACAGGCGAGAAAGTTGGGCGGGCAGGCGGAAAGGGCGGGTTGAACGGTAGGGCCGGAGCGGCAACAGGGCACACGTGTCGCTGCCTTGTGAGCGGCTACATTCCGGGAGTGTCGCGAGCCGTTCATGAACGGAGGAGAAGACAGACAGATGAGACCACAGGTTGTCTTTGTCACATCGGAAATTTATCCCTTTTCCAAGACGGGCGGGCTTGGAGATGTTCTGGGGGCACTGCCGCTTACCCTGCACCGCATGGGTATACGAACGGCCGTTGTCACGCCGTTTTACGGCAGGCTGGGTTCGGCACAGTTTGGCGTGCATCTGGCATGGTCCGACTGCCATGTGGGGTATCCGTGGGGGCCCATAACAGCCGACATTTTTCAGGCGAATTTTCACGGCATGCCGGTGTACTTTGTTCACCGCAGCGAGTTTTTCGACCGGCGGTTCTATTACAACGACCACAAGGGCGATTACTTTGATAATGCCGAACGCTTTATCTTTTTCAACCGCGCGGTCATGGAATTTTTGAAGCGGCTCGGACCCGCGCCGCATATCCTGCATGCCCATGACTGGCAGGCATCGCTGGTTCCCGCCTATCTGCACTACTGGCGGCAGCACGATCCGTTCTGGCAGGATACGCGCAGTGTCATGACCATTCACAATCTGGCCTTTCAAGGGCGTTTTTCTTCGCGTCTGTTTGAAAACTGCGGATTGCCGCCGCAAGCGTGGTCGCCCGAGGGGGTGGAGTTTTACGGAGACTTCAATTTCCTGAAGGGCGGCATTGCCTGTGCGGACAAGATAACAACGGTTTCGCCGAGCTACGCATCGGAAATCCTTACCGATGAATTCGGCTGCGGATTGCAGGGAGTTTTGCGGGCGCGGCGGCACAAGCTGCACGGCATTCTGAACGGGGCGGACTATTCCATATGGAATCCCGGCGACAACAAGTTTATTTCATGCAACTACGGAGCCAACGCCCTGAAGGGCAAGCGCAGTTGCAAGGCGGACCTCATCAGCGAACTGCGTCTGAACCCCGCGCTGAAGGAAAGACCTCTGCTCGGGTTCATCGGGCGGCTGCGGCGGCAGAAGGGTGTGGACCTGCTCATAGATATTCTGCCCCGGCTGATGCAGCAGGATGTGGGCGTGGTGGTGCTGGGCGAGGGGAATCTGGAAAAGGAAGCCCGTCTGCTGGCCATGATGGAAGATTACCCGGGACGTCTTGCCACGCTGGTGAGCTATACCGAGGATTTGGCCCACCGCATTCAGGCCGGGTGCGACATATTTCTCATGCCTTCCACCTACGAACCGTGCGGGCTTACACAGATGTACGCGCTGCGGTTCGGCACGCCCCCGGTGGCAACCGCTGTGGGCGGCCTTAAGGACACCATCATCCCATGGCCGGACAAGCAGGCCACGGGGTTCATCTTCGAGCAGCCCACACCACAGGCTTTTTACGAGGCGATCATGCTTGCCGTTTCCGTCTGGCGTACCATGCCGGACGCATGGCAGGCCATGGTGCGCAGGGCCATGCAGCAGGCGTTCACATGGGAGCACTCAGGAGCCGAATACATAGAACTCTACCGCGAATTGGGCATGCAGTAGCCGGATATCGCAAGGACAGCGCATGCACACCATACCGACCTTCATTGAGCCGTTTGATCTGTACCTCTTCGGAAAGGGCGAACACTGGGACCTGTACCGTATTCTGGGGGCGCACCCCGTGGAACAGGAGGGGGAGGCCGGATACCGCTTTGCCGTGTGGGCTCCCAATGCCAAAGAAGTTCATCTGACAGGGCCGTTTAATGACTGGCGATACGGCGATTTGCCGTTATACCCCGTGGGGTCTTCAGGCATATGGGCGGCGTTTGTGCCGCATATGGAGCGCGGAACCCTCTACAAGTTCGGTGTGATGGGCGGAGACGGGCGGATTGTGTACAAGACTGACCCCCTTGCCCTGTATGCGGAATTGCGGCCGGGCATTGCTGCGGTGACGTGGGATGTGGACAATTACAAGTGGCAGGACGCAGACTGGATGGCCCGCAGGCGTGAGACAGGGCCGCCGCTGGCCTCTCCCATTTCCATCTATGAGGTGCATCTGGGGTCGTGGATGCGCAGGCCCAACGGGTACGAGGGGCAGGCGCCGTTCCTCTCCTACGGGGAGCTTGCCGACAGGCTCATTCCGTACCTGCTGGACATGGGGTTCACGCATCTGGAACTGCTGCCTGTGGCCGAGCATCCTCTGGACGAGTCATGGGGATATCAGACCAGCCATTACTATGCGCCTACCTCGCGGTTCGGTACGCCGGAAGAACTGAAGTCTTTTGTGGACCGCTGCCATCAGGCGGGCATAGGCGTTCTGCTGGACTGGGTGCCCGCGCATTTTCCCAAGGATGAGTGGTGCCTGGGCCGGTTTGACGGCAGTGCCCTGTACGAGCACATGGACCCCCGCAAAGGCGAACACCCGGACTGGGGCACCTACATTTTTAACTACGGGCGGCATGAGGTGCGCAACTTCCTGTTCGCCAACGCCCTGTACTGGCTGCGGGAATTCCATTTTGACGGACTGCGCATAGACGCGGTGGCCTCCATGCTCTATCTGGACTACTCGCGGGAAGGGGACGATTGGGTGCCCAACGAGCATGGCGGCAAGGAGAATCTGGACGCCATCTCCTTTCTCTGCGAACTGAACCGGGTGGTTCATGCGGAGTTTCCCGGCGCGAGCATCATTGCGGAGGAGTCCACGTCGTGGCCGGGGGTTTCGCGTCCCCTCTATACGGGCGGTCTGGGGTTCACGTTCAAATGGAACATGGGCTGGATGCACGACATGCTGGACTACATGCGCAAGGACCCCATCTACCGGCCGCACCACCACAACAGCCTTACCTTTTCCATGCTTTACGCGTTCTCGGAAAATTTTGTTCTGCCGCTTTCTCATGATGAGGTAGTGCACGGTAAGGGCGCCCTGCTCTCCAAGATGCCGGGCGACATGTGGCAGCAACAGGCCAACCTGCGCCTGCTGTATGCCTACATGTGGGCACACCCCGGCAAGAAACTGCTCTTCATGGGAGGCGAGTTCGGGCAGTGGAACGAGTGGAATGCCTCGCGGGAACTGGACTGGTGCCTCAGGCAGTTTCCTGCCCATGAAGGGATACGCAGCCTTGTGCGGGAGCTTAACCGTCTGTTGGTGCGTGAACCGGCACTGCATAGGTGCGATCATGACTGGTCCGGGTTCCGCTGGGTGGATGTTACGGACTATGCGGCTTCGGTCATCAGCTTTATACGTATGGCTCCCGGCGCAAAACCGCTGCTGTGGGTCTTTAACTTTACTCCCGTGGTGCGCACGCACTATCGCATAGCCGCCCCGCAGGGAGGGCTGTGGTCGGAACTGCTCAATTCTGACAGCGAGCTTTACGGCGGCTCCAATGTAGGCAATAACGGCGCGGTTACGGCGGAACGGGACCACTTCAGCGGGGACCACTATCTGGAACTCACCCTGCCGCCGCTGGGTGCGCTGTGCCTGTGCCCTGCGGGGTAACGGGCCGGGCCATTTTGTGCAACATTCAAACACTGTGGAATTTCATGGAACCGAAGATTATTGTGCACGGCGGAGCGTGGACCATTCCGCCCGAGCGCCAGAAGGCGCATATTGACGGATGCCGCGAGGCGGTGGAGCGCGCATGGCCCATGCTGCAACGCGGGGCAAGTGCGCTGGACGCCGTGCAGACGGCGGTGAACGTGCTGGAGATGGACCCTACCTTTGACTCGGGCAGAGGTGCGGTGCTCAACAGCGACGGGCAGATAGAGCTGGATGCCTCTATCATGGACGGGCGCGATCTTAATTTTGGCGCGGTGGCGGCGGTGCGGCGGTTCATGACACCCGTGGATATTGCCCGCAAGCTTATGGAAACGGAGTTCTGCTTTCTGGTGGGTGAAGGAGCTGAGCGGTTTGCCCGTGAACAGGGGCTGAAGGAATGCGACCCTCGCGCTCTGGTGACAGAACGGGAGCTCAAGCTTTTTGAAACCATATGCAACCAGCAGGGCTACTGCACGCACGATGCCTTTAAGCCTGTGCCGCAGGGCACGGTGGGGGCGGTGGCCATAGACCGGTACGGCAACATGGCTGCGGCTACCTCCACCGGAGGAACGCCGGGCAAGCGTCCCGGCCGGGTGGGCGATGCGCCCATCTGCGGGGCCGGTGTCTATTGTGATAATTTGCTGGGCGGGGCCTCTGCCACCGGCTTCGGGGAGGGGATCATCCGTACGCTCATGTGCCGTTCCGCCTGTGATTATCTGGCACAGCACGATGCCATGACCGCCGCGCGCATGGGTATAGAGCTGCTGCATGCCCGCGTGCAGGGTCATGCAGGGCTGATTATGCTGAACAGCAAGGGCGAGTACGGCCTGTTCCACAACACGGACCATATGGCTCACGCCTACGTGCTGCCGGACGGCAGCGTGCACGCCTCTGTGCACAGGGATGCGTAAGGGGCTGCGGGTAATTTTCAGCGGCAGTCCGGTGAACGGAATGTTCGGAACAGAGAAGGGCGGAATGCATGCGCATCCCGCCCTTTTTCCGTTTCCGGCTTGGGAAAACAGCCCGGAGGCTGCTACCAAGGCTTGGTGGGGAACTGGCTGCCGAGCTGGGTATCCAGCATGGCATTAGACGTTTCACGCACCACGGCGCAATGGTAGGCTCGTTTGTCGGCATCGCCTATGCGGGGCAGCAGATTGATGCCGTACCGCACGGAGTGGACGGCGATGTCCGTAAGGGCAAAGAAGAGCACGGTGAGAGAGCAATAGTGCTTCCAGAAATACATCTGCTCGCTGCGGGTGCGGGCGCGCACCACGCCTTCGCCGTAGAGGGCGAAGTCTGCCGGTTCTGCCTTCATGGCAAAGCGGTCGAGCACACGGGCACTTGCCTGCGGCACATAGGCCACCTTCCATGTGGGATTGAGGGCTTTATGGGCGCGGCGGCAGAGGTCCATGTCTGCATGGGTGCCGAAGAACCGCTCGTCCAGTTTGCCGATGTTGCAGAAGAGAGCCTTGCGCACCACGGTAAAGGAAAAGTCGACGGCGCAGACTTCCTTGGGCTGGGAGATGGTTGCCTTGCAGCGGCACCGTATGCCCAGCGCGGAAGCCATTTTGGAAACAAATCCGGGAAGGCGGCGCGAAGCCTTGAGCGCGAAGCCCTTCGGGTCCACTATCTTGCCGCCTGCTATGCCGCAGGCGGTGTTGGTTTCCATGTAATCCAGCAGGCGGCGTGCGGAACCGGGTTCCAGCGCAAGCTGCGGATCAACGAAGAAAATCAGGTCGCCCGCAGCAGCGGCAATGCCCTGATTGGCAGCGGCGGCGTAGCCCCTGTTGTCTGCGTTGCGGATGAGGGTGATCTGGGGGCAGGCGCTTTTGGCGGTATCGGCTGTGCCGTCTGCAGAGGCGTTATCCACGACCACCACATCGGTTTTCACATCCGCGCCTTCCAGTTCAGCGGCGGTTTCGAAAATGGACTCCAGACAGTTGCCGATTAACTTTTTCACGTTGCTCGTGACGATGACAAAGGAGATGTTCATTGTGCGCTGTTCCTTGCGGTCTTAACGTTTTGCCAGCCCCACATTGCCGGCAATGGGTGTGATCGCGTCAATCGCAATCTGGAAGAAATCACCAAGTTCCAGTCCAACCTGTTCACACTCCCGTATCCGGTCTCTGTTCACGCTGGCGGCAAATGCCTTGTCTTTCATTTTCTTTTTCAGGCTTTTGGGCTGCATCCCGTCCATTCCTTCCGGGCGGACAAGGGCATTGGTGGAGACAAGGCCGGTAACGCTCTCTGCGCAGCGCAGCGCGTGATCAAGGCGGGAAGACGGCTCGTGGCCGGTATATTCCGAGTTGTGGGCACGGATGGCCTGCAGCATGGCTGCGGGCAGTGTGTCCGGCAGCAGCTCGGCGGCCATGATTCCGTGGCGTTCGGGAGAATCCTTGGTGTAGGGGAAGTCGATGTCGTGAAGAAGGCCGGTCAGACCCCACAGGTCGGCGTCCTCGCCAAATGACTGTGCCAGATGGCGCATGACGGCTTCTGATGCGAGGGCGTGGTGGACAAGGTGCTCTTCCGGGTTGTGACCGAGCAGCAATTGCAGGGCTTCTTCGCGCGGTATCATGGCTTCTCCTGATGCGTGGAGGGGAACCCCCTGTGAAAGATTTCTCATAATCATGTTCGGTCAGGTTGACAACCACATATTCACCGTGTCGCCTTTGTTGACACAGACGCCATAAAAGTCGAAAAGAAGAGGTTACGAATGCGCGATTCTACCTGCCTGCGCGCCGCGTGCGTGCGGGACAGCATACCATATACACCGCCTGCCGCGCGGTGAGTAAAGAGAATACAGATGGCATTGATATTGGGTATTAAGTTCCGTGAATACGGGCAGATTTATTATTTTGAAAAAAGTTCTTTTGAGGTGAATGTCGGCGACAGGGTCATTGTGAAGACCGAACAGGGGCAGGGGCTGGGAAAGGTGGTTTCCGAGCACGAAGTTCTGCCGGACGACGCCGAGGTGGATGAGATAAAACCAGTGCACCGCCTTGCCGTGAGCGAGGATCTGGAGCGTGAGCAGGAAAACGAACTGCTGGCGCGGGAAGCCCGTCAGTATTGTGTTGACTGCATCCGAAGCCGCAAGCTGGAAATGAAGCTGGTGGATGTGGAAGTCTACTTTGACCGCAGCAAAATCGTTTTCTACTTCACGGCACCCGCGCGTATAGACTTTCGTGAACTGGTCAAGGATCTGGTCAAGACCTATCGCACGCGGATTGAACTGCGGCAGATAGGGGTGCGGCATGAAACGCAGATGATAGGTGCCGTGGGCAACTGCGGCATGGTGTGCTGCTGCCGCCAGTTTTTGCGTACCTTTGCCCCTGTGACCATAAAGATGGCCAAGGAACAGAACCTGTTCCTTAATCCGGCCAAGATTTCCGGCATATGCGGTCGCCTTTTGTGCTGCCTTTCCTATGAGCAGCATAACTATGAAGAATTTCACAGAGCCTGCCCCAAGCTGGGCAAGAAATATCAGACCAAAGAGGGCGCGGTGAAGGTGCTGCGGGCAAACATGTTCCGCAACAGCATTGCCGTGCTGACCGAAGCCAACGAGGAAAAGGAATTTACGCTGGAGGAGTGGGAAACGCTCAAACCTTCGCGTCCTGATCAGGCCAAACAGGATGCGGCAAGAGCGGCTGCCAAGCGTGCGATTGTTGAAGGCGCGGAACGCGATGCGGGGGAGACAGGCTCCGGGTCGGATATTCCGGCATCTCAGGAGCTTTCTTCCGGCCCGGCACGTGGCGGCATTGTGCTGCCCCAGTACGCGGTTGTCTCCGGGGCGGTGCAGGGGGATGATGGCGAACCCGTATTTGCCATGGGGCCCGAGGATGCTGAACCTGTGGAGGCTCTGCTGGGTGAAGAAGCCGATGTGGTTGCACAGGCGGAGTTCGGACCCGAAGACATAATCGGAGAATTGGACGGACAGGCTGTTGCCGCTGTTCTGCCTGTGCGTAGCGAAGAGGCAGGTGTTCCATCTTTTTCCGCAGGTCCGGCGCGCACCGGATTACCGCCCTTTATCACCGCCGGGCTGGACAGTGACGGAGAGGACGAGGAAGTGCCCGCCGATGCCGGAGGTGCCCCGTCTGTGGCCCACGGCGATGCCCGTATGGCACCGGACGAAGCACAAGCCGGACAAGCGTATGCAGAGCCGTCAGAGCCTGCTGCACCGGAGAGGGCCTTGTCTTCCGATGCAACCGCTGAACAGGTGCAGGCTGTTGCTGGGGAGTCTTTCGCCCGTTCCGTGCAGGTCGGGGACTCGGGAGTATCGGGTGAACCGCTCGGATCTGGTGGATCGGGTGGCTCGGGTGAACCGGTTGAGCCGGAACAGCAGAACCAGCCGGATCAGCCTGCCCACAATCCCAAGATTGCCCGGCTGACGCCCCTGCGTAAGCCCGTGAAGAGTGCAGAACCCGGTTCGCGCAAGACCAGCCGGGGCAGGCGCAAGCGCAAGCGCAAGCCTGCCGGGGAAGACGCCTAGTCCCGATCTTTGCATTTTGTGAGTAGGCACCCTTGCGGTGCGTTATGCAGTAATCCACGCCCGGCGGCCCATCCGCCGGGCGAAGCAATGAGGAGCATCCCCTTGCAACCGTTTTATATAACAACGCCCATCTATTACGTAAACGCCAAGCCCCATCTGGGGCATGCCTACACCACCGTCATTGCCGATACCATGCGCCGTTTCCATTCCCTTATGGGGCGGGATACCTATTTTCTGACAGGAACAGACGAGCATGGCGACAAGATCGTGCAGGCGGCGGAAAAGAATGGCTGCAGCCCGCAGGAATACGTGGACAGCATAAGCCAGTTGTTCCGTGATTTGTGGCCGCACCTGAATATCTCCAACGATGATTTCATCCGCACCACGGAGCCCCGGCACAAGCAGGTGGTTCAGGCCGTTCTGCAAAAGGTTTATGACAGCGGTGACATCTATTTCGGGGAATACGGCGGGCATTACTGCTATGGCTGCGAGCGGTTTTATCCTGAAAAGGAACTGGAAAACGGCCTGTGCCCGCAGCACCAGACCAAGCCGGAATACATTGCGGAGAAGAACTATTTCTTCCGCATGTCCAAGTATCAGGACTGGCTCAGGCAGCACATTCTGGACAACCGGGATTTCATACGCCCGGAGCGGTACCGTAACGAGGTGCTTGCGCTGCTGGACAGCGGTGCGCTGGAAGACCTGTGCATATCGCGGCCTAAATCCCGTCTGGAGTGGGGCATAGAACTGCCCTTTGACAGCAATTTTGTTACCTACGTATGGTTTGACGCGCTGCTCAACTACGTGACCGCGCTGGACTGGCCCGACGGGGAAAAGTTCTCCCGCTTCTGGCCGGGAGTGCAGCACCTTGTTGCCAAGGACATTCTCAAGCCCCACGCCATTTTCTGGCCTACCATGCTCAAGGCGGCGGGTTTTGAGCCGTACAACCATCTGAACGTCCACGGATACTGGCTGGTGCGGGACACCAAGATGTCCAAGTCCATCGGTAACGTGGTGGAACCGTTGGAGATGGTGCACCGTTACGGGCTGGATGCCTTCCGGTATTTTATGCTGCGCGAGATGCACTTCGGCAGCGATGCCAGCTTTTCGGAAGAGGCGCTGGTGGCCCGGCTGAATGCCGATCTTGCCAATGATCTGGGCAATCTGTTCAGCCGCGTTCTCTCCATGAATACCAAATACTTTGGCGGGGTTGTGCCTGCACCCGGCGCGGAAGGGCCGGAAGAGGCTGCTATCCGTGAACTGGCAGCCAACGCCCAGCGCAACTTCCAGCAGTTGTTTGAGAACGTGCGGTTTTCCAACGGGCTGGAATCGCTGTGGGAACTGGTACGCGCCTTGAACAAGTATGTGGATACCTGCCAGCCGTGGACCCTGTTCAAGGAAGGCAATATGGAGCGGCTGGGAACGGTTATGTATACGTTGCTGGAATCCATGCGCAAGGTGGCGTTGCACCTGTGGCCTGTGATGCCCGAAGCGGCGGAGAAGATGGTGGCACAGTTGGGCATTCCCTTCGACGCTGCGCGTACGGACCTTCGGGCGGAAGTGGATTCTTGGGGGGGGATGCCTGCGGGTATTGCGCCTGCGCTGGGGTCTAACCTTTTCCCCC includes:
- a CDS encoding glycosyltransferase, whose product is MNISFVIVTSNVKKLIGNCLESIFETAAELEGADVKTDVVVVDNASADGTADTAKSACPQITLIRNADNRGYAAAANQGIAAAAGDLIFFVDPQLALEPGSARRLLDYMETNTACGIAGGKIVDPKGFALKASRRLPGFVSKMASALGIRCRCKATISQPKEVCAVDFSFTVVRKALFCNIGKLDERFFGTHADMDLCRRAHKALNPTWKVAYVPQASARVLDRFAMKAEPADFALYGEGVVRARTRSEQMYFWKHYCSLTVLFFALTDIAVHSVRYGINLLPRIGDADKRAYHCAVVRETSNAMLDTQLGSQFPTKPW
- a CDS encoding isoaspartyl peptidase/L-asparaginase family protein, encoding MEPKIIVHGGAWTIPPERQKAHIDGCREAVERAWPMLQRGASALDAVQTAVNVLEMDPTFDSGRGAVLNSDGQIELDASIMDGRDLNFGAVAAVRRFMTPVDIARKLMETEFCFLVGEGAERFAREQGLKECDPRALVTERELKLFETICNQQGYCTHDAFKPVPQGTVGAVAIDRYGNMAAATSTGGTPGKRPGRVGDAPICGAGVYCDNLLGGASATGFGEGIIRTLMCRSACDYLAQHDAMTAARMGIELLHARVQGHAGLIMLNSKGEYGLFHNTDHMAHAYVLPDGSVHASVHRDA
- the glgB gene encoding 1,4-alpha-glucan branching protein GlgB, with amino-acid sequence MHTIPTFIEPFDLYLFGKGEHWDLYRILGAHPVEQEGEAGYRFAVWAPNAKEVHLTGPFNDWRYGDLPLYPVGSSGIWAAFVPHMERGTLYKFGVMGGDGRIVYKTDPLALYAELRPGIAAVTWDVDNYKWQDADWMARRRETGPPLASPISIYEVHLGSWMRRPNGYEGQAPFLSYGELADRLIPYLLDMGFTHLELLPVAEHPLDESWGYQTSHYYAPTSRFGTPEELKSFVDRCHQAGIGVLLDWVPAHFPKDEWCLGRFDGSALYEHMDPRKGEHPDWGTYIFNYGRHEVRNFLFANALYWLREFHFDGLRIDAVASMLYLDYSREGDDWVPNEHGGKENLDAISFLCELNRVVHAEFPGASIIAEESTSWPGVSRPLYTGGLGFTFKWNMGWMHDMLDYMRKDPIYRPHHHNSLTFSMLYAFSENFVLPLSHDEVVHGKGALLSKMPGDMWQQQANLRLLYAYMWAHPGKKLLFMGGEFGQWNEWNASRELDWCLRQFPAHEGIRSLVRELNRLLVREPALHRCDHDWSGFRWVDVTDYAASVISFIRMAPGAKPLLWVFNFTPVVRTHYRIAAPQGGLWSELLNSDSELYGGSNVGNNGAVTAERDHFSGDHYLELTLPPLGALCLCPAG
- the ricT gene encoding regulatory iron-sulfur-containing complex subunit RicT, which produces MALILGIKFREYGQIYYFEKSSFEVNVGDRVIVKTEQGQGLGKVVSEHEVLPDDAEVDEIKPVHRLAVSEDLEREQENELLAREARQYCVDCIRSRKLEMKLVDVEVYFDRSKIVFYFTAPARIDFRELVKDLVKTYRTRIELRQIGVRHETQMIGAVGNCGMVCCCRQFLRTFAPVTIKMAKEQNLFLNPAKISGICGRLLCCLSYEQHNYEEFHRACPKLGKKYQTKEGAVKVLRANMFRNSIAVLTEANEEKEFTLEEWETLKPSRPDQAKQDAARAAAKRAIVEGAERDAGETGSGSDIPASQELSSGPARGGIVLPQYAVVSGAVQGDDGEPVFAMGPEDAEPVEALLGEEADVVAQAEFGPEDIIGELDGQAVAAVLPVRSEEAGVPSFSAGPARTGLPPFITAGLDSDGEDEEVPADAGGAPSVAHGDARMAPDEAQAGQAYAEPSEPAAPERALSSDATAEQVQAVAGESFARSVQVGDSGVSGEPLGSGGSGGSGEPVEPEQQNQPDQPAHNPKIARLTPLRKPVKSAEPGSRKTSRGRRKRKRKPAGEDA
- a CDS encoding HDIG domain-containing metalloprotein codes for the protein MIPREEALQLLLGHNPEEHLVHHALASEAVMRHLAQSFGEDADLWGLTGLLHDIDFPYTKDSPERHGIMAAELLPDTLPAAMLQAIRAHNSEYTGHEPSSRLDHALRCAESVTGLVSTNALVRPEGMDGMQPKSLKKKMKDKAFAASVNRDRIRECEQVGLELGDFFQIAIDAITPIAGNVGLAKR